The segment CCAGAATCCTCTCCAGATAGGCCATGGCCTCTTGGCAGGAGCTTTCCTTCTTGCCTCGATAGAAGAGTTCCCACTCCCACAACAGCGGCACCAGAAGACGAAACAGATCTTTCTCGAGAGGTTTAATATCCATCACGACCTCACACTTCTTTTGCCACAGGCCGGATCACTCCCTGTTCCAGTCCCGTTTAATCTGCGCCGGGACACCATTCACCAGCACCATCTACTCTAAATCCGGAACGCCGACGATTCAGGCCTCACAAACCCACGCAAATCATTATAATAGGGTTATGGATCGACCGGAATCGTTTTTTCTTGCACCGGCTCTCTTCCTCCTTCTGACTCTACCGTTGCCGGGGCAGAACCAGGAAGATTTTCTCCTCCAGGAGGTCCTCTGCTTTCGCGAGGTCCAGGGAAGTCAGGCTCCGGCGGTCGAAGAGCCCCTTCTTCTTCAGGAACCTCTCTTTCTTGATGAGGCAGCCCTCAGAATCCTTTTCTATCCCGGCCACGAGAGGGACCTCAACAGCGAGATCCACCCCGGGAAAGAGCATCCTGGAAGGAATGAGTCAGAACCCTTCGGGGAAGCCCGGGAACTGGAGAGACTCCCTTACCACTACTCGTCCCGGTCGTTCAGGGGAGCAATGTACCGCATTGTTCTGCCACCAATCACAGTGGACAGCGGAACAAGCCCGGCCCTGAAGCTGGGACACGTGGTCGACTTCGATACGGTCTACGTGAACGGCTGGTTTCTTGGACGCAACGGAGGCGTTTCCCTGGGCGGAGCCGACGAAGCTTTCGGCATCTCCCGCCTCTATCGAATCCCCGCAAACCACCTCTATCGGGACAGGGAGAATATCATCTCGATCTACACATCGGCCCGGCCCTGGGGCCAGGCAGGAACCTACTCGCGCCCCCTCCTTGGGCCATATCATCATTTTACGCGGCAGCGGGCCGTGACCGATACGATCAAATATATGCTGACCGCCTGCTACGCCATGACGGGGCTTTTTTTCCTCACCCTCTACGCCCGTCGAAGATCTTTGGCAGAGCACTTTTTTTTCGGACTCTTCTGCCTGGCCGTGGCAGTATATTTTTTCTTCCGGATTCAAACGAGTCTGGTATTTCTTGATAACTACGCCAGAGCTGCCCGCTTTGAACTTGCTTCTCTCTGGGTAGCAATCCCCTGCTTTATGCTCTTTGTGATGCAGTACTTCAAAGAGCCCGTCAGAGCGATCCACGCCGGATACCTGGCCTTCTCCGCGATATGCCTGGTCCTCGTTCCTCTGCACCCCAGCACTCTCTTTCTGACCAGGATCAATTTCTCGGTAATTCAGCTCTCCTGGGTTCTTCCGCTGGCGGTGGTCATGAAAACACTCTTCAAGAACTTCCGCAGCTCCCCCGCAGCGTATCTTATGTTTGTCTCTTCCTTGATCATGGTTTTCCTCACGATGGTAGACATCTATATCAGCAGAAACCATAGGGGAAGCAGCAACATGGCTTTCATTACCCAGTACGCCCTTTTCCCCTACACCATGGCCATCGCTCTGGCCACGATTCATAACCTGGTGCGTCTCTATGACGAGGTGGAGCGCCTCACCGTGCTGGCCCACCGCGACAGCCTGACCGGGGCGTTTGCCCGGCATCAGGGAGAAAAACTTGCTGCAGCCTTACTGGATCAAGCAGCCCGAACCTCCAAACCTGTAAGTTTTCTCGTTCTTGACCTGGATCACTTTAAGTTGGTGAACGACACCTACGGTCACGCTGCAGGGGATACCGTTTTAAGGCGGATCGGAGAACTCTTGAGAAATACCTTTCGCAAGAAAGATCTGATCTTCCGCTTCGGCGGCGAAGAGTTTTGCCTCCTCCTGCCGGACACATCGTGTGCCGAGGCCCAGGCCATTGCAGAACGGCTCAGGAGGACGGTAGAATCCCTGAAAATTCCCGAAGTCGATCCCGGGCTCACTCTGAGCGCGAGCATCGGAATCTCGGTCTACCCCGAGTGCGGGTCAGCCCAGGAGGAACTCTTCCAGCGGGCCGATCAGGCCCTGTATACTGCCAAGAAGCAGGGTCGGAATATGGTGGTCTGCTGCCCCACACAGCACCCCTGATCTGACACAGCAGCTGTTCCCCCTGTCGCATCACCCCCCAAGGCATTATTGTTCCTCCCTACTTGTCCCTCCTCGTGGTATTATCATCCATGAAAGGGCTACACCGGGAGAAGAAAAATTTGGCCACCCTACGAGACACCCTGAAGCGCAACACCCGCCCCCCGCAGGGCCGATACATCCTCATCCTGGGGCTGGTCATCCTCGCCGGCACCTGGTCTATCACCTTCTGGGTGATCCGGGATGATTACCATCTCGAGATCAGCCGGGGCAAAGACTATGCTCGCAGCGTGGCCACGGTTCTGGAAAAACACGCCGCCGGAACGTTCTCACAAATCGAGTCGTCTCTTCTGCTGCTTCGGGAAAATTGGGAATCGGACATCAGCCCTGAAGAAATGAGCAGCCTCCTGGAAATTTTTGTGGCCTCCCGCAGCAATCTCTTTAACCTGATATCGGTGATTGATTCTTCCGGAGAGGTAGTTGCAACAGATCAGTCTATTTTTGAGCCGACCTTCAGCGGCGACCGGCCCTTTTTCCTGCACCACCACCAATCAACAGGAAGATCCCCCCATCTGGGAGAACCCACCCTGGGGCGTCTCACGGGAAGGTGGTACCTCCCGGTAAGCCTGCGCCTCGAAGATTCCCGAGGGACTTTTGCAGGGGTTCTTCTGGCCTCGGTGAACCCTTTTTATTTCTCCGAGCTCTTTCGGGATCTCCAGATGGAACGAGGATCCCTTATCTATCTTTTCGACCGTCAGGGGACTCTATACACGGGACTGCAGGATGGCAATGAACTTGACCTGACCCGAGACCTCACCCGTCTTTCCCTCAATTCTGATCTCCCGGGACTTGGCCGAAACCCCTTTTCCGGCGTGGGCGCGAGCGATCTGGATCAGATCCAACGCATCAAACACCGCCGTCCAGTGAGAGACCGGGAAATCTTTGTAGCGGTAGAAACAGACTATGCCCTCTGGATGCAGCGGTTCTATCTGCGACGCAACTACTACGTGGGTATGCAACTTATCTTTTCCGCAGCCGTTGCCCTGGTTATTCTCCGTCTGCGTCACCTCCTGGCCGCCCGGGAGGCAGCCAACCTGGAGCTGGACAGGTTCTTCTCCTCGGCCATCGACCTGCTCTGTATAGCCAACACCGAGGGAACGCTTCTGCGAGTTAACCGGGAATGGGAGAAGGCCCTGGGATACCCCGTGGAGGAAATCGAAAACAGGAAATTTCTTGATTTCATTCATCCTGACGATCTAGCAAAAACACAGGCCACTATAGAAGATTTGAAAACCCAAGGAACAGTGGAAAACTTCATTAACCGCTATCAACGGAAGGACGGCCAGTACCGGCACATCGAATGGCGCACGAGACCCCACGGGGACCTGCTCTACGCAGCAGCCCGGGATATCACCGATCGAATCGAAACAGAGCAACGCCTGCGTGCAGCAGAAGAGCAACTCCGGCAGCAGCTGGCAGAGAAAGAAACACTCCTGGGCGAACTGAATCACCGGGTAAAGAACAACCTCTCCGTGGTAGCAGGCCTTCTCAATCTGCAGGCCGAGGAGATATCCTCACCCGAGGAGGCGGTGGCCGCTCTTGCCAAAAGCAGGGATCGAATCATGGCCATGTCCGTGGTACACCAGATGCTTTACTCCCGAAAAGACTGCTCCAGCATTTCCATGCGGGACTACATTGAGGAACTTTCACACCACCTGGCCTGCGCCCATTCAGGCCAAAGGGTCTCCCTTGAGCTTGACCTTGAAGACCTCTTCGCCCGGATCGAGACGGCGATACCCCTGGGAATTATACTGAATGAACTCATAACAAATGCCTTCAAGCACGCCTTCGCCGATCCACACGCAAGAGCAACAATCCGGATAACCCTCGCGGCACACCCCGGTTTCTGGAGACTTACCGTTTCCGACAACGGTCCGGGCTTCCAAGACGATGCACGGAGAAGCTCCTCGCTGGGACTCACCCTGGTGGAAATGCTGATGAAGCAGCTCAAGGGAACCCTCACGATCCTCACCGACGAGGGCAGTTTTTTTCAACTCGACATACCGGAAACGGTCGTCCACGAGTCCTGATACCCCCGAAAATCGTCCTTCCCGATAATCCTGTACGATTTACTCCCCTCTTTCGCGATATATCCTCTCTTGTTGCGGATGCTCCGGGAAGAGCGGATACTCCGGGAGAAATTATCCCCCTGTAATGCTTTTCTTTCTTCCGCAAAAACCAACCCCTTCAGGGAAGGACGCCCATGGTCTACAAGAAGAACCAAACCGATGAAAAAGCGACTGATGAAAAACCCGGAACCGCTCCTGGGGGATGGCGGAGAATGAAACCCCTCAGGATAAAAACGTTGAAGCTGCAAACAAAACTCAGCGCACTTCTCTTTCTGTTAACGTCCCTGATTATAACGATTTTTTCTGTAACAGGCTTCATCTCTTCCAGAACGCTTTCAAGCCAGATGGTTTTTCAGGGACTCCGCCAGGACCTCTCTTCACTCCAACAGAGCGTAGAAAACTGGGCTGAAAAAAAACTGGTCCTCATAGATAGCGCAGGACAAATCTTTGAAACCCCCGGCATGTATAAGACTCTGCGACAGTTCGGTCCGGGCCATACAAACCACCATCCCTTTCTTCAATCCTCAGGTTACGACGATGCCGTGGGCACACTCTATTTGGCATTTCACGATGGCCTTCACACCACCGGGAGCGCCTGGAACATCCCCGATGACTACGATCCACGGGAACGGGGTTGGTACCAAAGCGCGGTGCACCAGGAAGGACCAGGTTTTTCCGATTCCTACGTCGATGCTCACACAGGAAATCTTGTCATAACTGCCGCGCGCCCCCTTTTCGATCAGGAGGGAGACATCTTTGGTGTGCTGGCAACAGACATATCCCTGGAGCAGGTGACAGAAGCTATCTCGGCGTACTGCCTTGGTGACGGAGGATATGCCTTTCTTCTGAATGAAGAAGGAAATCTGCTGGCTCACCCCGATGAAAACTTGGTTGGAACTCCCCTCCAGGAGAATGACGGTTACAAGGATGTGGCCAGAATGCTCCTCGGCCATCCCGATCAGGAAGACCCGGAAGAAGTCTTCTCTGCTTCAATCAACGGTTCTCCCCACATCATTCGCTCCGTGTCATTAGCTGATTTCGGATGGCGCCTGGCCATGGCCGTTCCCCGGGAAACCCTCCAGGCCCCCTTGAGAAGGCTTAACGGTCATTTCATTTTTCTGGGAATTATCTCGCTGGCTACGGTGCTTTTTGCCTCTTTCATGGTCGGCCTTCGCCTGACCAAACCAATAAAGGAACTTTCAAGCTATCTCGACGTTCTTGCCGGGGGCAGACTTGATTGTGCCGTCCCATCGTGGACAGAAAAACGGGAAGACGAAATAGGAGTCCTGGCCTCAAGCACCCGCACGCTCCAGCATCGCCTCTCCGGCGTGGTCTCGTCGATTCGGGAAATCTCACATCGTGTGAACAGGGATAGCGGAAGCCTTCAAAACATCGGTCAAGAGGTATCGAACGGTGCCGGGAACACCGCTCACGTGGCCCAGCAGCTTTCGGAGGG is part of the Alkalispirochaeta americana genome and harbors:
- a CDS encoding sensor domain-containing diguanylate cyclase; translated protein: MDRPESFFLAPALFLLLTLPLPGQNQEDFLLQEVLCFREVQGSQAPAVEEPLLLQEPLFLDEAALRILFYPGHERDLNSEIHPGKEHPGRNESEPFGEARELERLPYHYSSRSFRGAMYRIVLPPITVDSGTSPALKLGHVVDFDTVYVNGWFLGRNGGVSLGGADEAFGISRLYRIPANHLYRDRENIISIYTSARPWGQAGTYSRPLLGPYHHFTRQRAVTDTIKYMLTACYAMTGLFFLTLYARRRSLAEHFFFGLFCLAVAVYFFFRIQTSLVFLDNYARAARFELASLWVAIPCFMLFVMQYFKEPVRAIHAGYLAFSAICLVLVPLHPSTLFLTRINFSVIQLSWVLPLAVVMKTLFKNFRSSPAAYLMFVSSLIMVFLTMVDIYISRNHRGSSNMAFITQYALFPYTMAIALATIHNLVRLYDEVERLTVLAHRDSLTGAFARHQGEKLAAALLDQAARTSKPVSFLVLDLDHFKLVNDTYGHAAGDTVLRRIGELLRNTFRKKDLIFRFGGEEFCLLLPDTSCAEAQAIAERLRRTVESLKIPEVDPGLTLSASIGISVYPECGSAQEELFQRADQALYTAKKQGRNMVVCCPTQHP
- a CDS encoding sensor histidine kinase, yielding MATLRDTLKRNTRPPQGRYILILGLVILAGTWSITFWVIRDDYHLEISRGKDYARSVATVLEKHAAGTFSQIESSLLLLRENWESDISPEEMSSLLEIFVASRSNLFNLISVIDSSGEVVATDQSIFEPTFSGDRPFFLHHHQSTGRSPHLGEPTLGRLTGRWYLPVSLRLEDSRGTFAGVLLASVNPFYFSELFRDLQMERGSLIYLFDRQGTLYTGLQDGNELDLTRDLTRLSLNSDLPGLGRNPFSGVGASDLDQIQRIKHRRPVRDREIFVAVETDYALWMQRFYLRRNYYVGMQLIFSAAVALVILRLRHLLAAREAANLELDRFFSSAIDLLCIANTEGTLLRVNREWEKALGYPVEEIENRKFLDFIHPDDLAKTQATIEDLKTQGTVENFINRYQRKDGQYRHIEWRTRPHGDLLYAAARDITDRIETEQRLRAAEEQLRQQLAEKETLLGELNHRVKNNLSVVAGLLNLQAEEISSPEEAVAALAKSRDRIMAMSVVHQMLYSRKDCSSISMRDYIEELSHHLACAHSGQRVSLELDLEDLFARIETAIPLGIILNELITNAFKHAFADPHARATIRITLAAHPGFWRLTVSDNGPGFQDDARRSSSLGLTLVEMLMKQLKGTLTILTDEGSFFQLDIPETVVHES
- a CDS encoding methyl-accepting chemotaxis protein, with protein sequence MKLQTKLSALLFLLTSLIITIFSVTGFISSRTLSSQMVFQGLRQDLSSLQQSVENWAEKKLVLIDSAGQIFETPGMYKTLRQFGPGHTNHHPFLQSSGYDDAVGTLYLAFHDGLHTTGSAWNIPDDYDPRERGWYQSAVHQEGPGFSDSYVDAHTGNLVITAARPLFDQEGDIFGVLATDISLEQVTEAISAYCLGDGGYAFLLNEEGNLLAHPDENLVGTPLQENDGYKDVARMLLGHPDQEDPEEVFSASINGSPHIIRSVSLADFGWRLAMAVPRETLQAPLRRLNGHFIFLGIISLATVLFASFMVGLRLTKPIKELSSYLDVLAGGRLDCAVPSWTEKREDEIGVLASSTRTLQHRLSGVVSSIREISHRVNRDSGSLQNIGQEVSNGAGNTAHVAQQLSEGASQQAASVEEVSSAMEEMAANIRQSADNAEATEKIALESSQKAQQSGQAAAEAVEAMRQIADKIGIIEDIARETNMLSLNAAIEAARAGEQGKGFAVVAAQVRKLAENSASAAREIGTLSARSMETVQNAGELLDETVPGIRKTADLVQEITASAREMSAGARQVSEAMVQLDTMVQHTSSASEEVAATSEQQSVQTGQLSLETGKLRNLARELEQLVDFFST